Below is a window of Staphylococcus succinus DNA.
TTTTATATCTTCTTGTAAATCTTGATAGATCACATCATCTATAATACCTACTTTAGCATGCATAACATCTTCAAAGAAACCATTAACTGCTGCCAATGTAAGTAATTGTAACCGTCTGTTTTTAGCTTGCTTTAATAAATCTACAATAGCAATAAGTGCCATTGATCGATTTGTCAGTAATAACTGACACCATTTAACAATGCTTTTACGAAGTGCTGTTAAATCTGTTTCTTCATTAAGCGCAACTGCTATTTCTGTTTGCGTCGTATATGTACTTAGTAACTCAGCTACAGGTCTTGAAATATCACGTTCAACTAATCTATCAATAAAATGCAATTTATTAATCGGCTTAAAGTATACATGTTGGCACCTTGAGTGGATGGTATCTAAAATTTGTTCTGGCTTCGTAGATAATAAAATAGCGATGGTATTTTCAGGAGGTTCTTCTAAAAATTTTAAAATACTATTTTCACCTTGTACAGTCAGTTTCTCAAAGGATTCTATAATATACACTTTATAGTCTCCTTCGATTGGAAGTTGATTCATATGATGTACCAATTGCTCTACTTGATCTTTTTTTATTGTTGTTTCTTCAGAAGATACATACATAAAGTCCGGATGGTTTAATGATTCTACTTTCAACTGACATTGGTTGTTCTCGTTGCATAAGATAAGTTTGGCAAAATCAATTGCTACTTGTTGCATTTTCTGACCATCATCACCCTCAAATAAATAAGCATGTGATAGTTTATTTGAATAGTATGCTTTTGTCAGTCTTTCTCGTTCATCCATCATAAAGATACTCCTTTATATAAAAAGGCTGCTTATACATAATCACCCTACAAAGCACATTTCAAAAGAGTATCACTCGTATCTCCTTTGATTTAAGTGCAATTTGAGAGGCAACTATATATAGCAACCATGATTTTAGAATTGATGGAAAGCTTCAACTGGCATTACAAATACCGTTGCTCCTCCAACTTCTACTTCAACTGGATAAGGGATATAAGAATCCGCGCTGCCACCCATTGGTGTAATAGGTGAAACAAGCTGTTCTCTATTTCCACATGTGTCATCAATTACCTTTAGCATTTCATCTACACGATCATCTTCAACACCAGATAAGAACGTTGTATTTCCTGCTCTTAAAAATCCACCTGTTGTTGCGAGTTTTGTTGCTCTAAAATTATGTTTAACAAGTTTATCCGAAAGTTCTTGGCTATCCTGATCTTGTACGATTGCTATAATCATTTTCATAACTAAACACCTCTTCCCAATATTATATCATAATTTTTCTAAATATTTACTGATAGATTCATACGCTGCACTTACAACTTCTTCGATACTTCTATCAGCATCGATTACGATAAAGCGTTCAGACTCATTATGAATAATTTTTTTATAACCTTCAACTACTTTTTCGTGAAAATTTACACTCTCTTGATCTAAACGATTTTGCACACGCTGATTTTTCAGGATGCGTTTTCGTCCTATATCAACACTTACATCAAGGTAAATCGTAATATCAGGATACAATCCATCGATAGCAAATTCATTAATTGATTTAACTTCTGCTAATCCTATACCCCGTGCGTAGCCTTGATAAGCTAACGAACTATCAATATAACGGTCACATAATACAATCTTACCTTCATTTAATGATGGTATCACTTTACCTACAAGGTGTTCGCGTCTAGAGGCTGCGAATAACAAGGCTTCCGTGCGTTCATCCATACCATCTCCTTCAAGCAAAAGTTCGCGTATCTGCTCTCCAGTTTTTACACCACCAGGTTCTCTAGTCATTACAATATTGTATTCTGATTCTAGTTTTTGTGCTACTTGTTGTATAACTGTCGTTTTCCCTGAACCCTCTGGCCCTTCAAATGTTATAAAAGCTGACATATATTATTCATCCTTAATTTCTATTTTATGATTTTTTATTCCTTCTACTCTCAAATTACTATCTTGCCAATAATTCATTAATTTTACCATATTTTCAGTTATTTTTTCTCCTTTAAACATGAGAGGAATCCCTGGAGGATATGGAACAATATGTGTTGCCAATATTTTATTCACTGATTTATTAATGTTTATGTTACGTATCTTATCTATTTCACCAGAATAATATACACCTTTTTCAGTAAGGTATTCTATTTCAGTTTTATTATTTGCTTTTCTTTTTTCAAAATTAATATTTTTTAATCTTTCTAACAGTAATTCAAATGGATACATATCTTCTTCATGCCATAAAGGTAGTACCAATAATATTTGATTATTGTCAGCAAGTTCAATATATATTTTTTCCATTTCAAAAAGCTTTTGAAGTTCAAAACCTGTATAGCCGTTCCCACTTATATTTAATTTTAACGGATCATCCACTTCAATAACTTCCAAACCAATCTGCTTCAATGTACTTATCAATTCGTATCTCTTTTCAAAAAACAAAGCACTATCATATTTTTTATAAAAGTCATGTGCTAATTCCAAACTTGTCATCAATAAATATGACGGACTAGAAGATTGAAAATAAGTTAAATATTTAATGACATTTTTACGTTGTGGGGCATTTTTATGTATAAAAAGTATAGAACTCATTGTAAGTGAAGGCAATGACTTATGATAAGACTGCACAACATAATCAGCTCCAGTATTTAATGAAGAACTCGGAAAACCTTCTAAACCAAAATGTGCTCCATGTGCTTCATCTATTAAAACTGGAACACCCGCCTCTTTTAATTTCATTATAGTATATGATATGTCAAAACATTCACCATAATAATTAGGATATGTAAAGATTGCTAATTTAGTGTCTTGCATCTCGTCAGGTAATTTGGATAAGTTAGGTCCTAAATATTGATTTGTCTTTAAACTTATATCCATTTCTAGTAATAGCGCATTTTGACAGGTTAGCTCCAATGCATGAAAGACTGACTTATGTGCATTTCGCACCATAGTATATTTTCCCTTTTGGGCTGAAAAGCCTTGAATTACTGATAAAATACCCGAAGTAGTACCATTTACTAAATAGTAAGCCTCATAGTCAGGATGCTTTGATATGCCTTCCATGCTCTTTAATATAACGTCTTCTGGCTGATGTAGATCATCTAACCCCGTGATTTCTGTCATATCCATTTTAAAATCTAATTGCTCTAATTGACCAATTGTCATATTTTTATGACCAGGTACATGAAGAGAAATTGGCGATTGTCGCAATAATTTATTAAACTTATTAGTTAAAGGCTTTGACATCACATATTCCCACTTTCTATTACTAAATACAAGATTTGATTTTTATAACTGTTCATAATAGTTAACATTCTAACATAGTTTATAACAATATTAGTCGAACATTTTATATGCTCAAAAAAAGAGACTCATGAAATAAGCCTCTTCTTTTTTATATTATGTTAACTGTCAAAGTCTCAATAAAAAATTGCATAAAAAAAGAGACCTCTCGGTCTCGGCTCATCGCATCCTATAATGCTGCCTGGCAACGTCCTACTCTCGCGGAACGTAAGTCCGACTACCATCGGCGCTAAAGAGCTTAACTTCTGTGTTCGGCATGGGAACAGGTGTGACCTCTTTGCCATTGTCACCAGACAATGAAATGTATGAAATTATACATTCAAAACTAGATAGTAAGTAAAATTTAAAAAGTTACCAATCAAAACTGGTTTAATATTTGATTAAGTCTTCGATCGATTAGTATTCGTCAGCTCCACATATCGCTATGCTTCCACCTCGAACCTATTAACCTCATCATCTTTGAGGGATCTTATAACCGAAGTTGGGAAATCTCATCTTGAGGGGGGCTTCATGCTTAGATGCTTTCAGCACTTATCCCGTCCATACATAGCTACCCAGCGATGCCGTTGGCACGACAACTGGTACACCAGAGGTATGTCCATCCCGGTCCTCTCGTACTAAGGACAGCTCCTCTCAAATTTCCTACGCCCACGACGGATAGGGACCGAACTGTCTCACGACGTTCTGAACCCAGCTCGCGTACCGCTTTAATGGGCGAACAGCCCAACCCTTGGGACCGACTACAGCCCCAGGATGCGATGAGCCGACATCGAGGTGCCAAACCTCCCCGTCGATGTGAACTCTTGGGGGAGATAAGCCTGTTATCCCCGGGGTAGCTTTTATCCGTTGAGCGATGGCCCTTCCATGCGGAACCACCGGATCACTAAGTCCGTCTTTCGACCCTGCTCGACTTGTAAGTCTCGCAGTCAAGCTTCCTTATGCCTTTACACTCTATGAATGATTTCCAACCATTCTGAGGAAACCTTTGAGCGCCTCCGTTACTCTTTAGGAGGCGACCGCCCCAGTCAAACTGCCCATCTGACACTGTCTCCCACCATGATAAATGGTGCGGGTTAGAAATCCAACACAGCGAGGGTAGTATCCCAACAACGCCTCCACGTAAGCTAGCGCTCACGTATCAAAGGCTCCTACCTATCCTGTACAAGCTGTGACGAATTTCAATATCAGACTACAGTAAAGCTCCACGGGGTCTTTCCGTCCTGTCGCGGGTAACCTGCATCTTCACAGGTACTATGATTTCACCGAGTCTCTCGTTGAGACAGTGCCCAAATCGTTACGCCTTTCGTGCGGGTCGGAACTTACCCGACAAGGAATTTCGCTACCTTAGGACCGTTATAGTTACGGCCGCCGTTTACTGGGGCTTCGATTCGTAGCTTCGCCGAAGCTAACCACTCCTCTTAACCTTCCAGCACCGGGCAGGCGTCAGCCCCTATACATCACCTTACGGTTTAGCAGAGACCTGTGTTTTTGATAAACAGTCGCTTGGGCCTATTCACTGCGGCTCTCCTGGGCGTTAACCCTAAAGAGCACCCCTTCTCCCGAAGTTACGGGGTCATTTTGCCGAGTTCCTTAACGAGAGTTCGCTCGCTCACCTTAGAATTCTCATCTTGACTACCTGTGTCGGTTTGCGGTACGGGCACCAAAATTCTAGCTAGAGGCTTTTCTTGGCAGTGTGAAATCAACGACTCGAGGAAAAAATTCCCTCTCCCCATCACAACTTGACCTTAAGAGTACCGGATTTGCCTAATACTCAGTCTTATTGCTTGGACGTGCACTCCAACAGCACGCTTCGCCTATCCTACTGCGTCCCCCCATCGCTCAAAACGAATTTTGGTGGTACAGGAATATCAACCTGTTATCCATCGCCTACGCCTATCGGCCTCAGCTTAGGACCCGACTAACCCAGAGCGGACGAGCCTTCCTCTGGAAACCTTAGTCAATCGGTGGACGGGATTCTCACCCGTCTTTCGCTACTCACACCGGCATTCTCACTTCTAAGCGCTCCACATGTCCTTGCGATCATGCTTCAACGCCCTTAGAACGCTCTCCTACCATTGTCCTACGGACAATCCACAGCTTCGGTAATATGTTTAGCCCCGGTACATTTTCGGCGCAGTGTCACTCGACTAGTGAGCTATTACGCACTCTTTAAATGATGGCTGCTTCTAAGCCAACATCCTAGTTGTCTGGGCAACGCCACATCCTTTTCCACTTAACATATATTTTGGGACCTTAGCTGGTGGTCTGGGCTGTTTCCCTCTCGAACACGGACCTTATCACCCGCGTTCTGACTCCCAAGTTAAATTGATTGGCATTCGGAGTTTGTCTGAATTCGGTAACCCGATAAGGGCCCCTCGTCCAAACAGTGCTCTACCTCCAATAATCATCACTTGAGGCTAGCCCTAAAGCTATTTCGGAGAGAACCAGCTATCTCCAGGTTCGATTGGAATTTCTCCGCTACCCACAACTCATCCGCTCACTTTTCAACGTAAGTCGGTTCGGCCCTCCATTCAGTGTTACCTGAACTTCAGCCTGGTCATGGGTAGATCACCTGGTTTCGGGTCTACGACCAAATACTCAACGCCCTATTCAGACTCGCTTTCGCTACGGCTCCACATTTACTGCTTAACCTTGCATCAAATCGTAACTCGCCGGTTCATTCTACAAAAGGCACGCCATCACCCATTAACGGGCTCTGACTACTTGTAAGCACACGGTTTCAAGTTCTATTTCACTCCCCTTCCGGGGTACTTTTCACCTTTCCCTCACGGTACTGGTTCACTATCGGTCACTAGAGAGTATTTAGCCTTGGGAGATGGTCCTCCCGGATTCCGACGGAATTTCTCGTGTTCCGCCGTACTCAGGATCCACTCAAGAGTGAACAAACTTTCGACTACAGGATTATTACCTTCTTTGATTCATCTTTCCAGATGATTCGTCTAATTTGTTCTTTTGTAACTCCGTATAGAGTGTCCTACAACCCCAACAAGCAAGCTCGTTGGTTTGGGCTCTTCCCGTTTCGCTCGCCGCTACTCAGGGAATCGATTTTTCTTTCTCTTCCTGCGGGTACTAAGATGTTTCAGTTCTCCGCGTCTGCCTTCGAATATGCTATGTATTCACATATCGATAACACGACATAACTCGTGCTGGGTTTCCCCATTCGGAAATCTCTGGATCAAAGCTTACTTACAGCTCCCCAAAGCATATCGTCGTTAGTAACGTCCTTCATAGGCTTCTAGTGCCAAGGTATCCACCGTGCGCCCTTAATAACTTAATCTTTTTTGACTTTTAACACGACGAAGTCGGTTAAAAACCCAAAATGTTATTAATCTGTGAGTGTTCTTTCGAACACTAGCGATTATTTCTTTTTGAATTCAAGCTTATTTAAAACTCTAATTCACTCGGTTTTTCTTGGTAAAATCTATATATTTTACTTACTTATCTAGTTTTCAATGTACAAATTATGCACTGAATACTCCAATGAGCATTCAAAACTGAATACAATATGTCAATGTTATCCCTCTGTCATCTTCTAAAGAAGATGTTCCGAATATATCCTTAGAAAGGAGGTGATCCAGCCGCACCTTCCGATACGGCTACCTTGTTACGACTTCACCCCAATCATTTGTCCCACCTTCGACGGCTAGCTCCATAAATGGTTACTCCACCGGCTTCGGGTGTTACAAACTCTCGTGGTGTGACGGGCGGTGTGTACAAGACCCGGGAACGTATTCACCGTAGCATGCTGATCTACGATTACTAGCGATTCCAGCTTCATGTAGTCGAGTTGCAGACTACAATCCGAACTGAGAACAACTTTATGGGATTTGCATGACCTCGCGGTTTAGCTGCCCTTTGTATTGTCCATTGTAGCACGTGTGTAGCCCAAATCATAAGGGGCATGATGATTTGACGTCATCCCCACCTTCCTCCGGTTTGTCACCGGCAGTCAACCTAGAGTGCCCAACTTAATGATGGCAACTAAGCTTAAGGGTTGCGCTCGTTGCGGGACTTAACCCAACATCTCACGACACGAGCTGACGACAACCATGCACCACCTGTCACTTTGTCCCCCGAAGGGGAAGGCTCTATCTCTAGAGTTTTCAAAGGATGTCAAGATTTGGTAAGGTTCTTCGCGTTGCTTCGAATTAAACCACATGCTCCACCGCTTGTGCGGGTCCCCGTCAATTCCTTTGAGTTTCAACCTTGCGGTCGTACTCCCCAGGCGGAGTGCTTAATGCGTTAGCTGCAGCACTAAGGGGCGGAAACCCCCTAACACTTAGCACTCATCGTTTACGGCGTGGACTACCAGGGTATCTAATCCTGTTTGATCCCCACGCTTTCGCACATCAGCGTCAGTTACAGACCAGAAAGTCGCCTTCGCCACTGGTGTTCCTCCATATCTCTGCGCATTTCACCGCTACACATGGAATTCCACTTTCCTCTTCTGCACTCAAGTTTCCCAGTTTCCAATGACCCTCCACGGTTGAGCCGTGGGCTTTCACATCAGACTTAAGAAACCGCCTACGCGCGCTTTACGCCCAATAATTCCGGATAACGCTTGCCACCTACGTATTACCGCGGCTGCTGGCACGTAGTTAGCCGTGGCTTTCTGATTAGGTACCGTCAAGATGCGCACAGTTACTTACGCATTTGTTCTTCCCTAATAACAGAGTTTTACGATCCGAAAACCTTCATCACTCACGCGGCGTTGCTCCGTCAGGCTTTCGCCCATTGCGGAAGATTCCCTACTGCTGCCTCCCGTAGGAGTCTGGACCGTGTCTCAGTTCCAGTGTGGCCGATCACCCTCTCAGGTCGGCTACGTATCGTCGCCTTGGTAAGCCATTACCTTACCAACTAGCTAATACGGCGCGGGTCCATCTATAAGTGATAGCAAAACCATCTTTCACTATAGAACCATGCGGTTCTATATGTTATCCGGCATTAGCTCCGGTTTCCCGAAGTTATTCCAGTCTTATAGGTAGGTTACCCACGTGTTACTCACCCGTCCGCCGCTAACTTCAAAGGAGCAAGCTCCTTATCCGTTCGCTCGACTTGCATGTATTAGGCACGCCGCCAGCGTTCATCCTGAGCCAGGATCAAACTCTCCATAAATAATTATGATGTTTGATTAGCTCATAAAATACTAATTTGTGTGTTATCTCTAACACGTTTGAACCAACAATTTAATGTTGTGTTCGGAATTAACGTTGACATATTGCGATTCAGTTTTCAATGTTCATTTCTTCAACACAAGAATTAATTTTTACAGGTTTTGACTTAGAAAGTCAATAACTTTTTTAAATTAAATTGTATAAGGGTAAAACTTCCATAAAAAAACGACCCGAAGGTCAAAATGGACTGCCTGGCAACGTCCTACTCTCGCGGAACGTAAGTCCGACTACCATCGGCGCTAAAGAGCTTAACTTCTGTGTTCGGCATGGGAACAGGTGTGACCTCTTTGCCATTGTCACCAGACAATGAAATGTATGAAATTATACATTCAAAACTAGATAGTAAGTAAAATTTAAAAAGTTACCAATCAAACTGGTTTAATATTTGATTAAGTCTTCGATCGATTAGTATTCGTCAGCTCCACATATCGCTATGCTTCCACCTCGAACCTATTAACCTCATCATCTTTGAGGGATCTTATAACCGAAGTTGGGAAATCTCATCTTGAGGGGGGCTTCATGCTTAGATGCTTTCAGCACTTATCCCGTCCATACATAGCTACCCAGCGATGCCGTTGGCACGACAACTGGTACACCAGAGGTATGTCCATCCCGGTCCTCTCGTACTAAGGACAGCTCCTCTCAAATTTCCTACGCCCACGACGGATAGGGACCGAACTGTCTCACGACGTTCTGAACCCAGCTCGCGTACCGCTTTAATGGGCGAACAGCCCAACCCTTGGGACCGACTACAGCCCCAGGATGCGATGAGCCGACATCGAGGTGCCAAACCTCCCCGTCGATGTGAACTCTTGGGGGAGATAAGCCTGTTATCCCCGGGGTAGCTTTTATCCGTTGAGCGATGGCCCTTCCATGCGGAACCACCGGATCACTAAGTCCGTCTTTCGACCCTGCTCGACTTGTAAGTCTCGCAGTCAAGCTTCCTTATGCCTTTACACTCTATGAATGATTTCCAACCATTCTGAGGAAACCTTTGAGCGCCTCCGTTACTCTTTAGGAGGCGACCGCCCCAGTCAAACTGCCCATCTGACACTGTCTCCCACCATGATAAATGGTGCGGGTTAGAAATCCAACACAGCGAGGGTAGTATCCCAACAACGCCTCCACGTAAGCTAGCGCTCACGTATCAAAGGCTCCTACCTATCCTGTACAAGCTGTGACGAATTTCAATATCAGACTACAGTAAAGCTCCACGGGGTCTTTCCGTCCTGTCGCGGGTAACCTGCATCTTCACAGGTACTATGATTTCACCGAGTCTCTCGTTGAGACAGTGCCCAAATCGTTACGCCTTTCGTGCGGGTCGGAACTTACCCGACAAGGAATTTCGCTACCTTAGGACCGTTATAGTTACGGCCGCCGTTTACTGGGGCTTCGATTCGTAGCTTCGCCGAAGCTAACCACTCCTCTTAACCTTCCAGCACCGGGCAGGCGTCAGCCCCTATACATCACCTTACGGTTTAGCAGAGACCTGTGTTTTTGATAAACAGTCGCTTGGGCCTATTCACTGCGGCTCTCCTGGGCGTTAACCCTAAAGAGCACCCCTTCTCCCGAAGTTACGGGGTCATTTTGCCGAGTTCCTTAACGAGAGTTCGCTCGCTCACCTTAGAATTCTCATCTTGACTACCTGTGTCGGTTTGCGGTACGGGCACCAAAATTCTAGCTAGAGGCTTTTCTTGGCAGTGTGAAATCAACGACTCGAGGAAAAAATTCCCTCTCCCCATCACAACTTGACCTTAAGAGTACCGGATTTGCCTAATACTCAGTCTTATTGCTTGGACGTGCACTCCAACAGCACGCTTCGCCTATCCTACTGCGTCCCCCCATCGCTCAAAACGAATTTTGGTGGTACAGGAATATCAACCTGTTATCCATCGCCTACGCCTATCGGCCTCAGCTTAGGACCCGACTAACCCAGAGCGGACGAGCCTTCCTCTGGAAACCTTAGTCAATCGGTGGACGGGATTCTCACCCGTCTTTCGCTACTCACACCGGCATTCTCACTTCTAAGCGCTCCACATGTCCTTGCGATCATGCTTCAACGCCCTTAGAACGCTCTCCTACCATTGTCCTACGGACAATCCACAGCTTCGGTAATATGTTTAGCCCCGGTACATTTTCGGCGCAGTGTCACTCGACTAGTGAGCTATTACGCACTCTTTAAATGATGGCTGCTTCTAAGCCAACATCCTAGTTGTCTGGGCAACGCCACATCCTTTTCCACTTAACATATATTTTGGGACCTTAGCTGGTGGTCTGGGCTGTTTCCCTCTCGAACACGGACCTTATCACCCGCGTTCTGACTCCCAAGTTAAATTGATTGGCATTCGGAGTTTGTCTGAATTCGGTAACCCGATAAGGGCCCCTCGTCCAAACAGTGCTCTACCTCCAATAATCATCACTTGAGGCTAGCCCTAAAGCTATTTCGGAGAGAACCAGCTATCTCCAGGTTCGATTGGAATTTCTCCGCTACCCACAACTCATCCGCTCACTTTTCAACGTAAGTCGGTTCGGCCCTCCATTCAGTGTTACCTGAACTTCAGCCTGGTCATGGGTAGATCACCTGGTTTCGGGTCTACGACCAAATACTCAACGCCCTATTCAGACTCGCTTTCGCTACGGCTCCACATTTACTGCTTAACCTTGCATCAAATCGTAACTCGCCGGTTCATTCTACAAAAGGCACGCCATCACCCATTAACGGGCTCTGACTACTTGTAAGCACACGGTTTCAAGTTCTATTTCACTCCCCTTCCGGGGTACTTTTCACCTTTCCCTCACGGTACTGGTTCACTATCGGTCACTAGAGAGTATTTAGCCTTGGGAGATGGTCCTCCCGGATTCCGACGGAATTTCTCGTGTTCCGCCGTACTCAGGATCCACTCAAGAGTGAACAAACTTTCGACTACAGGATTATTACCTTCTTTGATTCATCTTTCCAGATGATTCGTCTAATTTGTTCTTTTGTAACTCCGTATAGAGTGTCCTACAACCCCAACAAGCAAGCTCGTTGGTTTGGGCTCTTCCCGTTTCGCTCGCCGCTACTCAGGGAATCGATTTTTCTTTCTCTTCCTGCGGGTACTAAGATGTTTCAGTTCTCCGCGTCTGCCTTCGAATATGCTATGTATTCACATATCGATAACACGACATAACTCGTGCTGGGTTTCCCCATTCGGAAATCTCTGGATCAAAGCTTACTTACAGCTCCCCAAAGCATATCGTCGTTAGTAACGTCCTTCATAGGCTTCTAGTGCCAAGGTATCCACCGTGCGCCCTTAATAACTTAATCTTTTTTGACTTTTAACACGACGAAGTCGGTTAAAAACCCAAAATGTTATTAATCTGTGAGTGTTCTTTCGAACACTAGCGATTATTTCTTTTTGAATTCAAGCTTATTTAAAACTCTAATTCACTCGGTTTTTCTTGGTAAAATCTATATATTTTACTTACTTATCTAGTTTTCAATGTACAAATTATGCACTGAATACTCCAATGAGCATTCAAAACTGAATACAATATGTCAATGTTATCCCTCTGTCATCTTCTAAAGAAGATGTTCCGAATATATCCTTAGAAAGGAGGTGATCCAGCCGCACCTTCCGATACGGCTACCTTGTTACGACTTCACCCCAATCATTTGTCCCACCTTCGACGGCTAGCTCCATAAATGGTTACTCCACCGGCTTCGGGTGTTACAAACTCTCGTGGTGTGACGGGCGGTGTGTACAAGACCCGGGAACGTATTCACCGTAGCATGCTGATCTACGATTACTAGCGATTCCAGCTTCATGTAGTCGAGTTGCAGACTACAATCCGAACTGAGAACAACTTTATGGGATTTGCATGACCTCGCGGTTTAGCTGCCCTTTGTATTGTCCATTGTAGCACGTGTGTAGCCCAAATCATAAGGGGCATGATGATTTGACGTCATCCCCACCTTCCTCCGGTTTGTCACCGGCAGTCAACCTAGAGTGCCCAACTTAATGATGGCAACTAAGCTTAAGGGTTGCGCTCGTTGCGGGACTTAACCCAACATCTCACGACACGAGCTGACGACAACCATGCACCACCTGTCACTTTGTCCCCCGAAGGGGAAGGCTCTATCTCTAGAGTTTTCAAAGGATGTCAAGATTTGGTAAGGTTCTTCGCGTTGCTTCGAATTAAACCACATGCTCCACCGCTTGTGCGGGTCCCCGTCAATTCCTTTGAGTTTCAACCTTGCGGTCGTACTCCCCAGGCGGAGTGCTTAATGCGTTAGCTGCAGCACTAAGGGGCGGAAACCCCCTAACACTTAGCACTCATCGTTTACGGCGTGGACTACCAGGGTATCTAATCCTGTTTGATCCCCACGCTTTCGCACATCAGCGTCAGTTACAGACCAGAAAGTCGCCTTCGCCACTGGTGTTCCTCCATATCTCTGCGCATTTCACCGCTACACATGGAATTCCACTTTCCTCTTCTGCACTCAAGTTTCCCAGTTTCCAATGACCCTCCACGGTTGAGCCGTGGGCTTTCACATCAGACTTAAGAAACCGCCTACGCGCGCTTTACGCCCAATAATTCCGGATAACGCTTGCCACCTACGTATTACCGCGGCTGCTGGCACGTAGTTAGCCGTGGCTTTCTGATTAGGTACCGTCAAGATGCGCACAGTTACTTACGCATTTGTTCTTCCCTAATAACAGAGTTTTACGATCCGAAAACCTTCATCACTCACGCGGCGTTGCTCCGTCAGGCTTTCGCCCATTGCGGAAGATTCCCTACTGCTGCCTCCCGTAGGAGTCTGGACCGTGTCTCAGTTCCAGTGTGGCCGATCACCCTCTCAGGTCGGCTACGTATCGTCGCCTTGGTAAGCCATTACCTTACCAACTAGCTAATACGGCGCGGGTCCATCTATAAGTGATAGCAAAAC
It encodes the following:
- a CDS encoding DNA polymerase III subunit delta' C-terminal domain-containing protein yields the protein MDERERLTKAYYSNKLSHAYLFEGDDGQKMQQVAIDFAKLILCNENNQCQLKVESLNHPDFMYVSSEETTIKKDQVEQLVHHMNQLPIEGDYKVYIIESFEKLTVQGENSILKFLEEPPENTIAILLSTKPEQILDTIHSRCQHVYFKPINKLHFIDRLVERDISRPVAELLSTYTTQTEIAVALNEETDLTALRKSIVKWCQLLLTNRSMALIAIVDLLKQAKNRRLQLLTLAAVNGFFEDVMHAKVGIIDDVIYQDLQEDIKGYTKKLTYNQIILMYDQITEAHKKLNQNVNPTLVFEQIVIKGVK
- a CDS encoding cyclic-di-AMP receptor, whose protein sequence is MKMIIAIVQDQDSQELSDKLVKHNFRATKLATTGGFLRAGNTTFLSGVEDDRVDEMLKVIDDTCGNREQLVSPITPMGGSADSYIPYPVEVEVGGATVFVMPVEAFHQF
- the tmk gene encoding dTMP kinase; its protein translation is MSAFITFEGPEGSGKTTVIQQVAQKLESEYNIVMTREPGGVKTGEQIRELLLEGDGMDERTEALLFAASRREHLVGKVIPSLNEGKIVLCDRYIDSSLAYQGYARGIGLAEVKSINEFAIDGLYPDITIYLDVSVDIGRKRILKNQRVQNRLDQESVNFHEKVVEGYKKIIHNESERFIVIDADRSIEEVVSAAYESISKYLEKL
- a CDS encoding lysine decarboxylase, with translation MSKPLTNKFNKLLRQSPISLHVPGHKNMTIGQLEQLDFKMDMTEITGLDDLHQPEDVILKSMEGISKHPDYEAYYLVNGTTSGILSVIQGFSAQKGKYTMVRNAHKSVFHALELTCQNALLLEMDISLKTNQYLGPNLSKLPDEMQDTKLAIFTYPNYYGECFDISYTIMKLKEAGVPVLIDEAHGAHFGLEGFPSSSLNTGADYVVQSYHKSLPSLTMSSILFIHKNAPQRKNVIKYLTYFQSSSPSYLLMTSLELAHDFYKKYDSALFFEKRYELISTLKQIGLEVIEVDDPLKLNISGNGYTGFELQKLFEMEKIYIELADNNQILLVLPLWHEEDMYPFELLLERLKNINFEKRKANNKTEIEYLTEKGVYYSGEIDKIRNININKSVNKILATHIVPYPPGIPLMFKGEKITENMVKLMNYWQDSNLRVEGIKNHKIEIKDE